GTGCAGCCAGCCGAAGCCGAGCCGACCCCGATACCCCGTCGCGTAGGCATCCCACCGTTGGTCGGCGAAGGCGGCTGCCCCGGGCAGGCGCGATCGCCTGACCCCGTCCCCCCATGCCCGTTCGAACGCGTCCCATTCCCAGGGATCGCTGGCCTCCGCGCCGATGACCGACCACCCGGCAGCCCGCGTGCGCTCGACGAGCCCGCCGAGTCCCTCCGGCAGCCGGCCGAAGGCCTCCGCCCACGCGAGGGGTTGGCTGCCGTGCCAGAAGCCCTCACCGAGCAGCATCGTGTCGGCGTCGACGTCGTGGAGGAGACGGTCGAGTCCGCCGACGGCATGGCTCGACCCGACGCACAGGACGGCATCGGCCTGCAGGGACGACTGCCCGGCGTCGGCGACGTCGTGGGTGACGCGGTCGTGCACCCCGAGGGTCCGGGCTGCGCGACGGGCGCGTCCGATGGCCTCGGCATCGACGTCGATCCCGTGCCCTCGAGTCGTCGGCGCGGCGAGCAGCACGTCGTGCAGCAGCGAGGCGGAACCGCAGCCGAGGTCCAGCACCGTGGCCGGTCGGTCGGACGCGACGACCCCGGCCAGACGGGTTGCACGGAACCGCGAGAGCGGGGCGTTGTAGCGCAAGGACCCCCCTCCCCGCCGTCTGAACTGCTGGTTTCGGGATGTATCGGACATGGCCGTTCGGTCACGCTCCTCGGGTTCGGCGCTGCGTGAGGCATAGTGAATCGCCTCCGAGAGTTGACGACGCATGTATCAGACGCCTACCGTCCCGTTCTGACCAGCATGCGTGTCGCGTTGCAGTGGTGCCCGTTGGGCGCCAGGGGTGGGGCGACCACAGACGGAGATGATCACAGATGACCAAGATCCTGCGGCAAACGGGGATGTACGCCCTCGTGCTGCTCGTGGGCATGTTCACGATGATGGCAGTCGCCACCCCCGTGAGCGCCCAGGACGACTCCTGCTACCCGGTCCCGCCGGGCGGCTGCCCCGACGTGGCACCCGAGTGTGCTGACGTCGTCGCCGCCATCGTCGCCGGTGACCCCAGCGACGAGACCCTCGCCGAGATGGACGCCAACGGGGATGGCGTGCTCGACGAGCAGGACCTTCCTGCCTCCTGCACCTGCGAGGAGCTGATCGCCGCGATCGCCGCTGGCGAGATCGATCCGGCCAACCTCCCACCGGACGCGCTGGCGGACTGCGGATGTTCGGAGATCCTCGACGCGATCGCCGCTGGCACCCTGGACGCCAGCAACCTGCCGGAGGGTGCCGCTGAGGCCCTCGCCCAGTGCGGGTGCGCGGAGATCCTCGACGCGATCGCCGCTGGCACGCTGGACGCCGACAACCTCCCGGCTGCGGCCGCCGAGGCGCTCGCCCAGTGCGGCTGTGACGAGCTCGTCGCCGCCATCGTGGCTGGCACCGTCGACCCGATGAACCTCCCCGGTGACCTCGGCGACCTGCTCGCCACCTGCTGCGAGGCGCTCGCCGACGCGGTCGTCGCCGGCGACATCGACCCGGCCGACCTCCCCGAGGGCCTCCTCGAGGACTGCGGCTGCGACACCGTCCAGACCCTGATCGACGCTGGTGTCCTCGACGCCGACGCGCTCCCCGAGGAGTGCGAGGACGGCCCCTCCGTCGCCGTCTCGCCTGACAACACCATCGCCGACACGGGCATCGACGCCGAGGGCATGGGCGCCATGACCCTGGGTGCGCTCCTGGCCGGTGGGCTGTTCCTGCTGCTGAGCCGTCGCCGCACCGCCGAGTAGCGGTCGACCGACAACCCGAGGGACCCCGTCGCACCACGCGGCGGGGTTTCCTGCTGTTCGGTATCATCCGCCCCCGACCCCCGGGTGAGTCGGTTCTCACGCCGGGGCTTGTTGTTTTCCCACGCGTCGTGCACGAGGTGCACACGCACACGAACCCATGTGAGGACCCACCATGGCGGAGATCGAGATCGGCATCGGCAAGAGCGGTCGTCAGGCCTATGGCCTCGACGACATCGCCATCGTCCCCTCCCGACGGACCCGAGACCCCGAGGACGTCGACATCAGCTGGCAGATCGACGCCTACACCTTCGACCTGCCGGTGCTGGCGTCGGCGATGGACGGCGTGTCCTCACCGGCGACGTGCATCGAGCTGGGCAAGCTCGGTGGCCTCGGTGTGCTGAACCTCGAGGGCCTGTGGACCCGCTACGAGGACCCCGAGCCGCTGCTGCAGGAGATCGCCGAGCTGGACCAGGAGGTCGCCACCGCACGGATGCAGGAGATCTACGCCCAGCCCGTGCAGCCCGAGCTGATCGGTCGCCGTGTGGAGGAGATGGCGGCCGCGGGCATCACCGTGGCGGCCTCGTTGACGCCGCAGAAGGTCAACGAGTTCCACTCCCTGGCGCTCGACGCCGGCCTCGACATCCTGGTGATCCAGGGCACCGTCGTGTCCGCCGAGCACGTGTCCACCCGCAGCGAGCCGCTGAACCTCAAGGAGTTCATCGCCCGCTACGACATCCCGGTGATCGTCGGCGGCTGCGCCTCCTACTCCTCCGCCCTGCACCTCATGCGGACCGGTGCGGCCGGCATCCTCGTCGGCGTCGGACCGGGCAACGCCTGCACCACCCGCGGGGTGCTCGGCCTCGGTGTCCCGCAGGCCACCGCCATCGCCGACGCGGCCGGCGCACGCAGCCGCCACCTCGAGGAGACCGGCCGCTACGTCCAGATCGTCGCCGACGGCGGCATGCGCACCGGCGGTGACATCGCCAAGGCCATCGCCTGCGGCGCCGACGCCGTGATGCTCGGCTCGCCCCTCGCCCGCGCGGCCGAGGCCCCCGGCAAGGGGACCCACTGGGGCATGGCGACGTTCCACCCGACGCTGCCCCGCGGAGCCCGTGTCCGGGTCGACCGCGTCGGGTCGCTGGAGGAGATCCTCGTCGGTCCGGCCAACGAGAACGACGGCACCCGCAACCTGTTCGGCGCCCTCGCCACCTCCATGGCCACCTGCGGGTACCAGACCATCAAGGAGTTCCAGCGCGCCGAGGTCATGGTCGCCCCCTCCCTGCAGACCGAGGGCAAGACCTACCAGCGCCAGCAGGGCGTCGGGATGGGCTAACCCGTCCGGGTGGCTGGGCAGGGCTGCTGGTCCTGCAGGTCCTCGGGGCCTCGCGGCGGCTTGGCCCGCGGGGAGTCGGTCTGTCGGGGCGGTCGGGGCTTCGGGCTGGTTGGGCCTGCCCCGGGGCGGTCGGGGCCTCGGGCTGGCTGGGCCTGCCCCGGCGTGTGCGGGGCCTCGGGCTGGCTGGGCCTGCCCGGCGTGTGCGGTGGGCAGCCCGTGGGGCTGGCCATGCCACACACCCTGCGGGGACGTGTGCGATGCACGCCCCGTGCCCGTGGGCATGCCACACGTGGGCCGAGGGCGTGTGCGGTGGACGCCTGATTGGGCAGCCCAGGGCCCACGGGCGAGGGTGGGACCCGGTGTCGGCCCGCGCGGACTCTGCCAGGGCGGTCGGGGCGGCCCACCTCGTCGAGGCGGTCCACCCCGTCGAGGCGGCCCACCCCGTCGAGGCGGCCCACCCCGTCGAGGCGGCCCACCCCGCCCAGCGTGTGCGGTGGGCAGCGCGTGGGGCTGGCCATGTCACACGCCCTGCGGGGACGTGTGCGATGCACGCCCCGTGCGGGTGGGCATGCCACACGTGGGCCAAGGGCGTGTGCGGTGGCCGCCGGGATGGGCGGGCCAGCGCACACGGGGTCGGGGGCGGGGCGACACGGCTGGCCCCCGGGTCGAGGGTCAGCGGCTGAAGGCGTCCATGATGGAGAGGACGCCGGGGCCCATGATGATGATGAACAGCGCGGGGAAGATGCCGAAGATGAGGGGGAAGAGCAGCTTCACCGGCGCCTTGCCGGCACGCTCGCGGGCCCTCGCGCGGCGTCGCCGTCGCATCTCGCGGGCCTGCACCTGCAGCGTCTTGGAGATGGGCGTACCAAGCTGCTCGGCCTGCAGCAGCGCCAGGGCGAAGGACGTGAGGTCCTCGGAGTCGTTGCGGTCGATCAGCCCCTGCAGGGCGGCCTGACGGCTGACGCCCAGCTGCTGCTCCTTCAGGAACCGGTCGAGCTCGGCACCCAGGGGGCCGGGCAGCTCACCGGCCACCTCGGCCACACCCTGCTCGAGTCCCAGGCCGGCCTGCGCGGTCAACGCCAGCAGGTCGAGGGTCTCGGGCATGGCACGGGTGATCTGCTGCTGACGCCGCTGGGCGGTGTTGAGGACCCAAAGGTCGGGCAGCAGCCAGGCGACGGCGCCGGCGCCGACGATCGTGGCCAGCGCGACGCCGACGGACAGGCCGAACACGAGGCTGATGAGCAGCCCGATGACCAGTCCCGCGCCGATGGCGGCGACCTTGAGCGCCATGACGGCCTCGGGCGGCATGGTCAGGCCGGCCCGGTCGAGGCGGCCACGCCAGCGGTTGTTCTCCTCGCGGCTCAACCGTCGGCGGCCGGGCATCCGACGGCTGACGATCGTGCCGAGGCGGGCGCCGAGGCCGGGGTC
The genomic region above belongs to Euzebya rosea and contains:
- a CDS encoding class I SAM-dependent methyltransferase; the protein is MRYNAPLSRFRATRLAGVVASDRPATVLDLGCGSASLLHDVLLAAPTTRGHGIDVDAEAIGRARRAARTLGVHDRVTHDVADAGQSSLQADAVLCVGSSHAVGGLDRLLHDVDADTMLLGEGFWHGSQPLAWAEAFGRLPEGLGGLVERTRAAGWSVIGAEASDPWEWDAFERAWGDGVRRSRLPGAAAFADQRWDAYATGYRGRLGFGWLHLRR
- a CDS encoding LPXTG cell wall anchor domain-containing protein, which translates into the protein MTKILRQTGMYALVLLVGMFTMMAVATPVSAQDDSCYPVPPGGCPDVAPECADVVAAIVAGDPSDETLAEMDANGDGVLDEQDLPASCTCEELIAAIAAGEIDPANLPPDALADCGCSEILDAIAAGTLDASNLPEGAAEALAQCGCAEILDAIAAGTLDADNLPAAAAEALAQCGCDELVAAIVAGTVDPMNLPGDLGDLLATCCEALADAVVAGDIDPADLPEGLLEDCGCDTVQTLIDAGVLDADALPEECEDGPSVAVSPDNTIADTGIDAEGMGAMTLGALLAGGLFLLLSRRRTAE
- a CDS encoding GuaB3 family IMP dehydrogenase-related protein, which encodes MAEIEIGIGKSGRQAYGLDDIAIVPSRRTRDPEDVDISWQIDAYTFDLPVLASAMDGVSSPATCIELGKLGGLGVLNLEGLWTRYEDPEPLLQEIAELDQEVATARMQEIYAQPVQPELIGRRVEEMAAAGITVAASLTPQKVNEFHSLALDAGLDILVIQGTVVSAEHVSTRSEPLNLKEFIARYDIPVIVGGCASYSSALHLMRTGAAGILVGVGPGNACTTRGVLGLGVPQATAIADAAGARSRHLEETGRYVQIVADGGMRTGGDIAKAIACGADAVMLGSPLARAAEAPGKGTHWGMATFHPTLPRGARVRVDRVGSLEEILVGPANENDGTRNLFGALATSMATCGYQTIKEFQRAEVMVAPSLQTEGKTYQRQQGVGMG
- a CDS encoding type II secretion system F family protein — encoded protein: MVTLGYLAAVLIGLSVAFVAVGLSRRTSAGVAALTRAGAGGPVAAAPTVDRDPGLGARLGTIVSRRMPGRRRLSREENNRWRGRLDRAGLTMPPEAVMALKVAAIGAGLVIGLLISLVFGLSVGVALATIVGAGAVAWLLPDLWVLNTAQRRQQQITRAMPETLDLLALTAQAGLGLEQGVAEVAGELPGPLGAELDRFLKEQQLGVSRQAALQGLIDRNDSEDLTSFALALLQAEQLGTPISKTLQVQAREMRRRRRARARERAGKAPVKLLFPLIFGIFPALFIIIMGPGVLSIMDAFSR